A single genomic interval of Spirosoma linguale DSM 74 harbors:
- a CDS encoding excinuclease ABC, A subunit (TIGRFAM: excinuclease ABC, A subunit~PFAM: ABC transporter related~KEGG: mxa:MXAN_3452 UvrABC system, A protein) — protein MNSPSEHDHHAFIRVRGARQHNLKNIEVSIPRDALVVFTGISGSGKSSLAFGTLYAEAQRRYLESVSPYTRRLFNQMAIPEVDAIDGLPPAVALQQQRGTPTTRSSVGSVTTLSNLVRMLYSRAGDYPPGQGILYAESFSANTPEGACPTCHGLGSVYEVTEGSLVPDPSLTIRERAVAAWPQAWGGQNLRDILVSLGYDVDKPWRELPRKQRDWILFTEEQPVVPVYPGYTPEQTRRAIQRKEPPDYMGTFSSARRHVLHTFANTQSQLMKKRVSAFMLQTRCPTCHGKRLRPESLSVTFAGLDITDLSELPLKRLTTLLQPYTKDPKEEQPERAEVIHRITADLVARLQVLLQLGLGYLSLERSTPTLSPGELQRLRLATQLYSNLFGVVYVLDEPSAGLHPSDTEALLAALAGLKRAGNSLFVVEHNLNIIRQADWLVDVGPGAGEQGGKILYSGPPAGLAHITTSQTRPYLFASEKDAQAPPLQPSDWLQLVGVSRNNLQSLDVAIPLGVLTAVTGVSGSGKSSLISQVLVELVADHLGQSLADEDEGDSGEEERPITTSGQIISGLARIKRLVRVDQKAIGRTPRSNMATYTGLFDSVRKLFSATPMARKRGYDAGRFSFNVAKGRCPHCQGEGFVMVELLFLPSVYKPCPVCHGARYNEQTLEVRYRDKTIADVLGLTVDEALSFFEEEPTVLRSLRTLGEVGLGYLRLGQPATELSGGEAQRIKLATELQRPNNGSSLYILDEPTTGLHPADVDKLLGQLRKLVTGGNTVIVVEHNMRVVRASDWVIDMGPGAGDEGGQVVAQGPPREVAQQPGSRTGPYLKHYL, from the coding sequence GTGAATTCACCGTCTGAACACGATCATCACGCCTTCATCCGCGTACGCGGGGCCCGCCAGCATAATCTCAAGAATATAGAGGTGTCTATTCCCCGGGATGCCCTTGTCGTGTTTACTGGCATCTCGGGTTCCGGTAAATCATCCCTGGCGTTCGGTACCCTCTATGCCGAAGCCCAGCGCCGGTATTTAGAGTCAGTATCTCCCTACACCCGGCGACTCTTCAACCAGATGGCCATTCCCGAAGTCGACGCCATTGACGGCTTACCACCAGCCGTTGCTCTTCAACAGCAGCGAGGTACGCCAACCACCCGTTCATCCGTGGGCAGTGTCACGACGCTCAGTAACCTGGTGCGGATGCTGTATTCCCGGGCCGGTGACTACCCGCCGGGCCAGGGAATCCTCTACGCGGAATCTTTTTCAGCCAATACACCCGAAGGGGCCTGCCCAACCTGTCACGGGTTGGGCAGCGTCTACGAGGTTACAGAAGGCTCGCTGGTGCCTGACCCTTCGCTCACTATCCGGGAGCGGGCGGTAGCCGCCTGGCCGCAGGCCTGGGGCGGTCAAAACCTACGCGATATTCTCGTATCGCTGGGTTATGATGTCGATAAACCCTGGCGGGAGCTTCCCCGAAAGCAACGCGACTGGATTTTATTCACCGAGGAGCAGCCCGTTGTCCCGGTGTATCCCGGGTATACCCCCGAGCAAACCCGCCGGGCTATTCAACGAAAAGAACCACCCGATTACATGGGTACGTTCAGCAGCGCCCGGCGGCACGTGCTGCATACGTTCGCCAATACCCAAAGTCAGTTGATGAAGAAGCGGGTATCGGCATTTATGCTCCAAACCCGCTGCCCAACCTGCCACGGGAAACGACTGCGGCCCGAATCACTAAGCGTCACCTTTGCCGGACTGGATATTACGGATCTATCTGAACTCCCTCTCAAGCGCCTGACGACGCTGCTCCAGCCCTACACCAAAGACCCGAAAGAAGAACAGCCTGAGCGGGCGGAAGTGATTCACCGGATTACTGCCGATCTGGTAGCGCGTCTACAGGTGTTGCTTCAACTGGGGTTGGGGTATTTGTCTCTGGAACGGAGCACCCCGACGCTATCGCCGGGAGAACTGCAACGGCTGCGGCTGGCCACGCAGCTTTACTCGAATCTGTTTGGGGTGGTGTACGTGCTGGATGAACCCTCGGCGGGGCTGCACCCTTCCGATACCGAAGCGTTGCTCGCTGCACTGGCTGGCTTGAAACGAGCCGGAAATTCACTGTTTGTTGTCGAGCATAATCTGAATATCATCCGGCAGGCCGACTGGTTGGTCGATGTCGGGCCGGGGGCGGGTGAGCAAGGCGGGAAAATTCTTTACAGCGGCCCACCCGCGGGTTTGGCCCACATCACCACATCCCAAACCCGACCTTATTTGTTTGCTTCGGAAAAAGACGCTCAAGCGCCACCGCTTCAACCCTCAGACTGGCTTCAGTTGGTCGGGGTAAGCCGGAATAACTTACAGTCGCTGGACGTAGCTATTCCCCTGGGCGTGCTGACAGCGGTAACCGGTGTGTCGGGTTCAGGCAAGTCCAGTCTGATTAGTCAGGTGCTGGTCGAGCTGGTAGCAGACCATTTGGGGCAATCATTGGCCGATGAGGATGAAGGGGATTCTGGGGAGGAAGAAAGGCCGATTACTACGAGTGGTCAAATCATCAGCGGCCTGGCGCGAATCAAGCGCTTGGTCCGGGTCGATCAAAAGGCCATTGGCCGCACACCCCGCTCGAACATGGCGACCTACACAGGCCTGTTTGATTCTGTTCGAAAACTGTTTTCCGCCACGCCGATGGCCCGCAAGCGTGGCTACGATGCTGGCCGGTTTTCGTTCAACGTAGCCAAAGGCCGATGTCCACACTGTCAGGGCGAAGGGTTTGTGATGGTCGAGCTGTTGTTTCTGCCAAGCGTCTATAAGCCCTGCCCGGTCTGCCACGGAGCCCGCTATAATGAACAGACGCTGGAAGTCCGCTACCGGGATAAAACCATCGCTGACGTGCTAGGCCTCACGGTTGATGAAGCGCTCTCTTTTTTTGAGGAAGAACCAACCGTTTTGCGTTCGCTCAGGACGCTGGGCGAAGTGGGGCTCGGGTACTTGCGATTGGGCCAACCTGCTACGGAATTATCCGGCGGGGAAGCCCAGCGGATCAAGCTGGCGACTGAGTTGCAACGTCCTAACAACGGCTCCTCACTTTATATCCTGGATGAACCCACAACGGGCCTCCATCCGGCTGACGTGGATAAGCTACTGGGTCAGCTTCGCAAGCTGGTGACGGGGGGTAACACCGTCATTGTGGTGGAGCATAACATGCGGGTCGTTCGGGCCAGCGATTGGGTCATCGACATGGGGCCGGGTGCGGGCGATGAGGGCGGTCAGGTGGTGGCTCAAGGGCCACCGAGGGAAGTGGCACAACAGCCCGGTAGCCGAACCGGTCCGTATTTAAAGCATTATCTGTAG